Below is a genomic region from Syngnathoides biaculeatus isolate LvHL_M chromosome 5, ASM1980259v1, whole genome shotgun sequence.
cattcatgtgcaaagttgcagaagtctcactcgacattcaactggtagccatattgcctgccacgtcatttacagctgtcacataGAAACACGCTGAGCCACTTGCTATGGCATATGAACAAGAaagatttgggtttttttctgacGCCCCATTGAGACTGAAGCTCGTTTTTGAAGAAGCGAaaatctcagaagcaagtgaagtgaccagggccatattaccttatcgttttgagccatattagacgatatgtggatcacgtttaactgacaacagactccccaacagacggacgaggaacccgatgaaatattcaaaatgacttgtatatgtagcgtactcaagaGGACCCATGTCGGGCAAAGTAACtcgtgcccagacaccggtggccggtggggggagaGATGACGACGCCAGTGtattttatgaagttattatgacgcaggtcttttgttacgttctgagaagaaggattacgtcgtcggacATGGACAGACCTTTTTATGATTGGTCCTTTCGAATACGTTGTTCAAGTTTGGTGTCTACgtctagttagctcgtgttgcacgctactaaactgtctttgtccttccattttattgttctgtgttgtattgtattgtgtgtgtgattaaatctTCTTAAACGCAATTCAAGTACTTTCTTATATGTTGCgagtttgaccaaggggatttattctaaattcacacgtaatatgctataaactgtgagacaaattagtcccctgcaactattatttttttaatagctctatacacaactacagtgaaaaatataagtatttcaacaccctgctatattgcaagttctcccacttagaaatcatggcggggtctgaaattttcattgtaggtgcatgtccactgtaagagatcatctaaacagaaaaatccagaaaccacaatgtatgattttttaacaatttatgtgatccagctccaaataagtatttgaacacctgtctatcagctagaattctgaacctcaaagacctgtcagtccgcctttaaaagtccacctccactccatgtattatcctgaatcagatgcacctgtgtgaggtcgttaactgcgtaaagacacctgtccacaccatacaatcggtaagactcaaacttaaaACATggtcaaagagctgtccaaagacaccagagacaacattgtacaactccacacggctggaaagggctacagagaaattgccaagcagcttggtgaaaaaagttccactgttgcagcaatcatgaaaaaatggaagaagctaaacgggacggtcaatctcaatgggagttgaaccccatgcaagattatcacctcgtggggtctcaatgatccttagaaaggtgaggaatcagcccaggactacacgacaggacttggctggctgggaccaccgtttccaaggggactgttggtaatacactaagacgtcatgttttgaaatcatgcatggcacggaaggttcccctgcttaaaccagcacgtcaaggcctgtcttaagtttgccaatgaccatttggatgatacagaggagtcatgggagaaagttttgtggtcagatgaaaccaaaatggaacatttgccacaattccactaacagtgtttgaaggaagacgaatgatgagttccatcccaagaacagcatccctactgtgaggcacgggggtggtagcatcatgctttgggggtgtttttctgcacatggaataggacgactgcactgtattagggagaggatgaccgcagccatgtattatgagattttagggaacaacctctttccctcagtcagagcattgaagatgggtggtgTCTGggtcatgacaatgacccgaagcacacagccaggaaaaccaaggagtggctacatcagaagcatgtcaaggtgctggtgtggcctagccagtctccagacctaagcacaacaaaaaatctttggcgggagctgaaactccctgcccagaaacctgtccaatctagagaagatctatgtggaggagtgggccaaaatccctcctgcactgtgtgcaaacctggtgaataactccaggaaacatttgacctctgtaattgcaaacaaagggtactgtaccaaatattaacattggttttctcaggtgttcaaatacttatttgcatctgtatcacacaaataaacagtttaaaaaaaatcatacattttgattttttgatttttctttttagattatctctctcacagtgaacatgcacctacaatgaaaatttcagacccctccatgaattctaagtgggagaacttagaatatagcagggtgttcaaatacttattttcttcactgtacctgtcatttagaacccaccaagttctcgtcctttgcacctgtgcaatccatttttcaagacgaaccgggtgttttgggaaagtgtgaagagtgaatccatcctctcgagcgttcgagcaaaatccaccATTACGacgagccgggattttggctaacacaatgaaaaaaaaaaaagtaatttttcgcCCAtaaaataggtataaaccaCAGCAAACACTCCACCCTGCTACtgtaaaaaacatcacttcctggttcttctccaacgcAAATGCcgcgagaggattttcatggcaggagatgcaaaaatccgtatacgacaacatcatgacgtgtggtgaaaaaaaaccgatgggtccattccggctgccttttttttttttttttttttaactaaaaacatcataaaaataattctctatgtgtcagaagaggccccgtagctcagtggttagagcactggtttggttgtgggttcgtatcccactggggcctccacttcctgagaagggttgcgtcaggaagggcatccagcataaaaattgtgccaaacatataagtgcgttcatctgagatgacacgctgtggcgacgccgaaagaaacttactattctctacgtgtcagtagacctttaaagtCATTAATTTCCACTCCAGTTGAGGTTCACTGTAGAAATAAACTCAAATAAAAGAATTGCCCCTATTGAATATCAAAATACACTACAgacttagttttttttcccaattcttgttttaaaaaatgttcaaagctaacacaataaatgaaaaacaccGTTGATGGGCAAACAAAAGTTAGCACTCAACACATTGCCATTTTTCTTAATAATTTCCAGAGGCGCAATTAACATGACATTTTTCGCCTAATGTTGTGAACAAACAGTATTGCATATtaacaaagaaagtagaaaaaaTAACATTGGAAATTAAGTGTGTAACCATGTCAATGacacagggaaaaagtattgaacatatGAAGAAGGGGATGTGCACAAAGGCCAAGCCAACACCAAAACTCTTGTCATCAAACGACAATCCAGCACCTtgtcagtgaaaatgaaagtCAGGTGGTTCAGTCCCCATGAGGCCTTACTGATGGCCTACAAAATGGTCTCATTGCCAAAATGTGAGCCAAGGAACACCCTATGGTGTGTACaagctgtctcaagaccataGCAAAGTACCGGTAATTATTGCAAAGCATAATGATGCCATTGGTTACAGGTGCATATTTAGCCTTCTGATCATACCAATGAGCATATGGCTAGAActtgtgacaacagtacctgctaattccaAGTCTTTTTGAAGCTCTCCACAGATAGTCtttggctcttggacaactcttctgattattctttgaaCTCTTTAAGAAATCTTTTGAGGAGCACCTGATTgaggcaaatttatggtggtaAGTTTGGCTTTCCACTTACGTATTATGTTCTCAACTGTGCTCACTGGAACATTCAGATGCTTGGATAACCACCCGTAACTAATGGCATTGTTGAGTTTTTCAAGCATTGCCTTGCAAGGGCCTTAAAACAGCTCTTTGCGTTTACCAATCATaagatgtgtcttgactcacaccttggcaatgagagatttttgtaggccatcaattaggactTAACCAGCAGATAGTCATTTGCACTGAAAAGGGCTTTGATTGCTGTTTGACtattgatagattttaggtTTTGTTTTGGCTTTCCATACTTTTGCACATCCCTTTGTTCACATCTTCAGTACCTTTCACCTACTTCATTACAAAATTTCTGATTTTTATATTTCTACTATCTTTGTATGGATTatttgggttgttcccaacagcAAGTGAAATTTTCAAGTGAATACCACTTTTAaaagtatatttagtgagaaaaattgtgACATGTTGAATACTTATTGCAGCCACTGTAGATTTCACCTCACTGATGAACACCTGTAGTCCATCCTAGGAATGTCTAGCAAACCTTGtgccaaaaatagaaaaacttACTGCCAAGAAAAGATACCAAGTAAACTGAATCGTGATTCTACagtggaacacaaaaaaaaaatccccaaattaaTATACAAATGGTAGAGTTTTCctttattactactactactactgttgTTTCATTTGCTGGAAACATTAATTTTCCATACCccttatccttactagggtcacaggcgtgCTAGAGCTGATGTCAGCTATTTTCTggtaagaggcggggtacactgaaAACTGGTCTCCAGGCAATCACAGACAActtacaaacaaccatttgcactcacaactatggtcaatttagtgtATTCAATAACCTGCCACGTTTTGGGGACGTAGTAGAAAACCCTGAGTATTCTGAGAAACCCCAAGCAGGCACATgttcatgcaaactccacactagcGGAACTGGAATTGAACCCttgtcctctgaactgtgaggcagatgtggtgaCCAGTCGGCCATTTTGCTGCCATGCTGGAAATAGCATTACTGAAATTTAATGAGAAAAGTCACTTGGTGTATTTCATGATTATTAAATCTAAAAATTCATTACATTCAgtgtattgaaaacaaaacaatcatatCATTACGTGATGATCCTTAGTTATTAAAACAAGAATGAAAGTCTGGAAAATATTTCCTTTGTGACTTACCACTGACTTCATCTGATGACTCTTCATCTCGAAGTTTTCGTGGTTTATTTGTCCACTTAGTCATCTTGGTGGCTGTGAGTGGGTCCTTAAGATGCATTTGGAGCGCTGCAGGTTCATACATTGTAATGACACCAAATAATCACAGTCTTCttaattgttgtttttgctttcaattACAGCCGggttattaattaattttatcaATTAGTTCAAGTTTATTTGTcaggatgactttttttttttttttttttttttggggcagctTCCAAAGTTCAAAGAGCGTCTTGCAATGCCTGACTAATTACATACCTATTAGCAGAGTGAAGCTAGTTTATAAAAGTATAGTCAGTGGTGACAAATTTGTGAACTGTCGCTATATTTAGCATATTTTTCAACCTCTCCAACaagtaacttaaaaaaaaagtgtagcaaATTTAATCACTGCTCAGAAACATAAAACATGAGGATTCATCTTGACATTGGTTCCTATTTGACAGGAACATGCATCGTAGTAAATTTATCTTTTCATTCATTCGGTGTAATCTGGCACTGTTGCTTCGTTTGAAGGCTGATATCATTAAATGAGTCCCGAATATTTATCACCTCCAGTTCAATTTAATTTAACAGTCGGTATACATTATATTCTCCATTTCAATATAATTTTCTGTCCGGCTGGAAAATAAATTCTGTGGCATTCAACAAGGATCCCTTTGTATGTGATAATTAAGTCACTTGATTGAAGACCTTCACACGGTTAAATGATCCTAATAACAGTACAGTCTGAACTACCATTCTAGAACAAAGGTGTCGAAGATGACAACAAGGAGACGGTTTGCTAGTGACATTCGGAATGCATCAGGAAAGTACAGCGAactcactattttttttctgttcaagtaATTGAGTGTATACTCAACACACGTTTGCTGAAACAAACGATGCTAGCTCTTCCTGGCTAGCCACTGGCTGACATCACTAAAGATAAAATTAACAACTTTTTGCAGCTTCtataaatggaaacaaatgcatCGCGAACTAAAACCGAACCTATGGAAAAACATGTACATCAGATGAATCCAATGTTACCCTTGACTAAATGTTGCCAGATTTTGTATCATAAAATCGCTCTCCACATAAACATGACGCACTCGGAAGGAATATGCAGTATTCTGCAGCGTTGCTTTCAAGTCCAACAGGAAACTAGGGTAACGCTCAAACACTGATATTTTAAACAGCCATACTTAAAACGTTGTAGAATGTGGGTGATGGAAAGATATTAAGCGGTAAGAAAATGATAATTCGTTTGTTGCAAACACTTTACAATCAGTTAAATCCACTGTACGAGTTAAATCTCTAAACAGTGTCCACAGAAAAACGAGGAACTTCTCTAAGTAACTCCGTGTACTTTTAAAGTTTCCGTGTTGCACATTATTACCTCTGAATTTTACTGATTAGTTGGGACAGTAAACGTAGTCCTgtttaatgtttcatttttaattagcGTTAAACAATACAGTATTGAGTTGAATGTGACGCTGTATAACTTTTGTCCATAGCGCGACCCGTACTCTACGCATGCCCAGTTTTATGTCTTCGCGATAGGGGCTGCGTTATATAAGAAGTTTTGTAAGAAGAATTTGTCTAACTAATGACTCAACTTAGTAATTTCAGATGGCTCTCCGAATGTGTGTGAGATTTTTCAGAGTCGCCCCACGACTGTTCTGGGAGACTAACGTCCTTCATAGTGCCTTTGTCCCGAGTGGACGAATCCGCCTGCTCGGAGGACACAACACACGTCTTGACACAAGTGAGTTTCTCTTTTGCCTTGTTAACGGTTGACAATGTCTCACGTTTTCAATACGTGGCAAGTTGTCTGGTTGTCCTTTAGCTCCAGAGTTGTGGTTCAGTTGTCGCAGATTTAGTTCGGTGCCACCCAGCACTGAAGTAAGTTACAAGCAGTTAAAGCACCTCTTGGCCGGTGGCAAGTCACTCGTGATAGACGTCAGAGAGCCGTGGGAGCTCCGAGAATATGGCTCCATCCCCGGAACAATCAACGTCCCTTGTAAGTGTTGTCTTCCCTTCATTTAAAACTTTTGTTACTGAGCCGTAAGCCCGTTGGTTGACAAATATCATGATTTAGCATACTTTTAATTTGTACAGGAGACACTCTGATTTggtgaagactctctcatcttccgttggtatgaatctgtttctaaaatatcaagatagtgaagcatcaacttcaggcagtggtacgagcagtgcatgcgcactagggatagcaaaaaaacgcttacttacATAActggttttaaccgaacagctgtagcaaaaaaaacggtaccgtagtggtgtttacataattcacccgcgggacctcgagttgggttgagagttccgcacggactgtttttgttgttgctcttccggagtgacgagttcacagagttccccccgttatgcgagtagtgttttgatgtctgccaatcaaacaagtttactcccatactttggagcgtttcctcgatgccatgtttgatgtgtctttgatttaactgaatgttctttcgagtccaactttactctaacagcgaaacttgaaaaaagtggaaatgatgttgaaaaaaatagcacaatgtggagtaccgaaaccggaagaaatgattggaaattttaactgatttcgaaagtccggtttcggtttaaaaacaaacaaaccgaaAACCGGTAATTTGTAGCCGGTTGcaatccctaatgcgcacctacagttgtccagccagaagtcaggctttatgaacgtagttcaatacacgaagacggactcgttaaaggcagagatcgtgtggactttaaaagtgatctgcagccattacagttacaaatttttgaaaataattcgaaagtgtttggattcatgttcccagacagtgacattgctaaaaactaccactgtggagaaaggaagacttcgtacctggctacatttggcatcactgcccacttttcacctctactgcctcaaagccagaatagagactgacatatcaacgcttattgagaaggctgacaggctgtgtgaggaagtagaagaaaagaggaatctgaggtttaacactgaggccaatgcgctcagaggcagagcaaaggacaagagagccactttggcacctctgcagcaacaaatagaggaggcactgggtaggctcaaggagctagagtaggggtgctgaaacaaaCATCaggagaagacatttgtgtatctagttgcaattgtagttcgaatctgtttttctgtatactgttatgtgaagacgttgacaatggtcatatcaatgagaactaccacaaggggcgacaggtgatcactgtcacaggtactgagatactgaaacatttgaACCAAGAATGGTTGATAGCACCATTggttgagtcttttttccttactcttgatttcccacgacgggcatgagcatttcacggaaatgATCGTTCCATTACCGTGTCGTttcccagcctgagaaaacacggaaccgaaagtttgtttcccagatctctgggattacttttaataaaattcgcccatgtgtggaatgtaaaacaagttctcaacgaaatacaacaatctgtataaaatgaacctacatgaaccccttttatttttaatgattttaaaacccccagctttgtcagtgtggtttacaaacagcaccagTTTCCGCTTCTGCCCTAcacatgcgcaaggtcgagttattcatatccgggtcactcaaacatgtcggttgctaagcgtaaaagacaaaatgctcatgcctgctaaggctttattttgaagtacatgtaaaaaccggttcccatgagcattatcaatgggaaccgaaaaatcgtttccctgGACAAAAAtaaacggaaccgaaagatcggttaccatatttgccgaaatcctcatgcctgccacgatggccctaaatttttcgtgtcagcccctaaaaagcccttaaatttttttggtcagactgagtatgaaccctgtatgtaagataccatatgatggcgctcacgtggcagtggggaacaattgcatttcacatctgtaagcagaagaagcttacattgtcCCAGACACTGCATGTCATAtaaagtgaatgtttttttcaattatttcttgagtcattcttttgttttattattcactaattatgctattctgtttgctgtggtgtgatcattttagatttaatgtgacactgtgagtatgtacaacatcgtcagtaatgacctgcctacacaggcattgTCTtaggcaatgtaagcttctccTGCTTGCAGATGTGAAAAGCTATTCTTCCGCCTCCTCGTGAGCACCGACATGATATCTAACATACAAACTGAAACTCATACGAGCATGCATTCTGACAGTGTAACCAATGTGTATTattactgcatccattattcgcGGATTACaggggtgtaaggaacgtaacccccgcAAATAACGGGGGAACACTATTTCACGCTTCATGGTCCACGTGTTTAAAATCCACAAGAAGAGCTTCACATGCAGGtactttttgtgaaagatttttaaatcaattaaattaaaaatatattttgcttttgtgtcATGCAGCCTTTTCTCTTCAGGGCACCAAAACTAGTGCTGTATTCTACGGCCTATTTAGATAGGCTTATTCTCCACATTTATACATAATGTcatatatactgtgtgtgtgtgtgtgtgtgtgtatgtatatatatatatatatatatatatatatctcaattttaaaactgcatcaacaatttttgggatgggggagggacAGAACACCCGCAAATAAGGGTATACAATAGATGTACAGTTACACCCCAAGTAATGATGTTCCTGATATGCttatcagaatttttttttaatttatttttttttccccacctaaaCGGAAAGTTCAACTTGGAAAATGTATACATAGGTCACTGTGCCAAAGTGTATCACAAGGCTAATACAGTCGTAAAGTCATAgttgcaatattttttgtatGAAAAGCATCTTTCAGGCATAGATGTAAAACAGAGGCAAAATTGATTAATCTTGTCTTCCTGCAAAGTCCAGCAGACTAGATATTTCATAATCGTTCGTCATGTCAAAATGTCGTGTTGACCTCatgtctgggttttttttttttttttggttacctGAACTAGAACCATCAATGGGTTAACCACACTCTTTTAGGGTCATGcccaccagttgagaatcatTGAGAATATCATCTGTGTATTTACCATTGCAGTGGGCCAGGTGAACACAGCTCTGCAGCTCGGTCCGGAAGAGTTCAATGAGAAGTATGGTGGAGAGCTGCCCCAACGGGTAGACAACATTGTGTTCACCTGCCTGGCAGGCATCAGGAGTAAGACTGCACTTGACATGGCCTCTGAATTGGGATACAAAgagtaagacttttttttttttttttttaattccccccCCACGCCCACACATGTGACATACAGTCCAAAAATAGATCTTAACAGTACCCAATACTTTGAAATGTACACAGCACAGGTTATAGAATGTCATCAACCTGAACTcacccatccacccattttctaacATTCTTTGTATGATTATGATTGCTATCAGACCAGTATCAGCCAAAATTCAAGGCTGCAATATCACTATCAGTCCGGAAGTGAAAGTCGCATCAGAACATCCCTAATTTTGAAATGGCGAAATAGGCTGAGGAATGCCTACTCCAACATGAgtcgctaatcctcacaagggttacgggagtgctggagcttattccagctgtcaacgggcaggaggcatggtatgccctggactggttgccagccaattgcagggcacatggagacagaaaacagacacactcacacttacacctaagggcaatttagagtgtttttgggatgtgggaggaaaccggggtgcccggagaaaactcatgcaggctttggaagaacttgcaaaccccacacaggaagggaaggattgaaccctggacctcagaactgtgaggccaaggatttacagctgctccaccgcccTAAAACATGGAatgtagattaattgaagactatattgtctgttggtatgaatctgagtgagaatggttgtcTATATTGTATGTGCTCTGCTGGttatcagttcagggtgtacgatGCCTCTTACCCGAAGTCAGCAGAGATGGGTACCAACACACTAGTGGGAAGTGGTTTCGAACATGGGTGGATTTAAACTGTCACAGTAATGAATAcagaaaaaacaatattattgaCAGAGTGGCAAGGTGGATTTGTGGAAGTTTGGTCTTTACTCACAGTTCCTATTTTCAACCAGGTGTTCACAATGAACCTTTccaactggcgatcttaagctccgcccccccttagctacagttgccttgtcccacaagcttccaaaatggctactgaacagaacaggtttgaagttgattctctaatGGATAtaccagataatattgcagtatgttttttgccaaatgtgtcagacttgtccaagagttcTACTGAGAGGTCTAAACTTtctcatgcaaggatatgtacacggaattaagattttggatggagcagggcgcattgtcagagttacagcgaaacgttggcgatcgatgcaaaaaaaaaaaaaaaaaaaaaaaagtttgacgcctcccaaacttcaaattgaaatccaacaggataaaatagcaATCGCGCTGCACATCTAATgcaggatgagtactttttacttggaaagatcatgagtaatatcattgttgtCTTTATGAGTGAGTTcagttcgattttctacatttaaacaatacCGATTTAACTcggtcagtaccgtagtcaccagatggaaaaagtttgacttggctcgtaatcaaacccagtgctctgttttaagtctgtgatacaaataggcaaatagacgttTGTCTTGtatgacattgcgcatttacgtatcattaacccgactcttcggcgtaaaacattacacacttcattcagtggatcagtgatacactaacaaagtgaaagttgttctcctgcaatgtataaagcactgataaaaaattcaatcaaactcagaagatacctctccctccctcccttaccttcgaacatacagccttgtgtttgttgataatgttcacatttagttgtacgtgcggtcttccgcaagccttaatcgtTTGTAGagactgtgttttaggctttgaaaaatgaatcaattgggccccttgtaacctagcaggatatctttcatcagaattgcacgttccccaagcgcatctgaggaccattttcttcgtgacattaacttttccaggcgcatgctactgacacccagcattgcttgtgggacaacatggcggcaggggcgtgtcaagccagggtttaagacaatgcggctatctgattggctattattttacgaatgattgacaggtgggaaaggtccattgccaaTACAGTTAAACTACTATCCAaaggaaaaattaaataaatcatgTGTAAAAACATATGTTTTACATCTTTTCCTCCGATGTCACAATTTCATTTTATGCCCTATTTCAGAGTTCAGCATTACCCGGGTGGATGGCAAGACTGGGCAAAAAATGAACATCAAAACTGAAGGTTTagtaaaaattcaatttttttttttttttttttttttttttttttttaaactttaatttACGCAATGAGTTTCTGTAAAACTTAATCCCAAAGCATCTGAATTATTGGCTAAACACACATTCTCTTGTTTGCTGAATGATAGCCCTACCAATACTACTGCAAGAATACTTTAAATATTTCCAAATTAAGTTTGCTTTATAATGATGAACAAACCCTTTACTACCGTAATGTTAAGACTGATTATGATATGCACAAGATGCCAATGTTTTATCATTACATGTGGttttaattaatgcatgttattCAAACAGTTATCCAATGTTAGAATAAAGTGTGAAGAATTCTACATTTGAACTTGATGTAAATGCAACAGTCCTCTGAAttaagtggttttttttttgtttggttttttttttcagatggcaCGTTTTGCGAACTGAGTTGTATTGATTATTCCGATTTAATGGTCATTTTCACCAACATTTGATGGAATATCAACGGATTCATGTCAGCtgttagtaattttttttatttacagtaaaatgTTGGCCCAAGTTGAAAGCCAGTcgataaatataaaaaaatagcattcatTGTTGTTCAATTTCATTATTTAATATGGCCAATTTAATTTGAATGGCAGTTTCCCTGTGAAAGGATCAATAATTGATACCATTgatttgaagaaactgttctgTCCACATGCATCAGTAAAGACTAtcaatatttttctgtttccatgttaattttttttcttgtattaccTAAAAGTAATccttcaaaatcattttgtatgcatacacacacagaggtgcttgtgtgtgtgagagtgagtACTTGAGTCTGAACAGATAATGCTCGAAAGTCTGCAGATTCTGGCTGTCTGAGTTACCAAAAGACCACTGTTAAATAAACGTATGTTTCAGGATGGAACATACAGTACAACTAAGTCAGCGCGATAAGAGGATACTAACTCATTATTTAATAAGTAAGTAATAGGACCTTTAAAATTGCCTCTCATCTAGACAGGGAGCCAATGCAAGTTgaccaaaatgaatgaatttctcgtaaaaaaaaaaaaaaaaaaaaaaaaaaaaaaaaaaaaaaattaaaataaaaaaaattgctgtcttTTTGTCAGTTTCGCCACCCAACAACTGGACTTAATAT
It encodes:
- the tstd3 gene encoding thiosulfate sulfurtransferase/rhodanese-like domain-containing protein 3 isoform X3; its protein translation is MVCTSCLKTIAKYRFFRVAPRLFWETNVLHSAFVPSGRIRLLGGHNTRLDTTPELWFSCRRFSSVPPSTEVSYKQLKHLLAGGKSLVIDVREPWELREYGSIPGTINVPLGQVNTALQLGPEEFNEKYGGELPQRVDNIVFTCLAGIRSKTALDMASELGYKECMLQARNVCREIQEVTAAGRENLATS
- the tstd3 gene encoding thiosulfate sulfurtransferase/rhodanese-like domain-containing protein 3 isoform X5, with the protein product MVCTSCLKTIAKYRVAPRLFWETNVLHSAFVPSGRIRLLGGHNTRLDTTPELWFSCRRFSSVPPSTEVSYKQLKHLLAGGKSLVIDVREPWELREYGSIPGTINVPLGQVNTALQLGPEEFNEKYGGELPQRVDNIVFTCLAGIRSKTALDMASELGYKECMLQARNVCREIQEVTAAGRENLATS
- the tstd3 gene encoding thiosulfate sulfurtransferase/rhodanese-like domain-containing protein 3 isoform X6; protein product: MVMALRMCVRFFRVAPRLFWETNVLHSAFVPSGRIRLLGGHNTRLDTTPELWFSCRRFSSVPPSTEVSYKQLKHLLAGGKSLVIDVREPWELREYGSIPGTINVPLGQVNTALQLGPEEFNEKYGGELPQRVDNIVFTCLAGIRSKTALDMASELGYKECMLQARNVCREIQEVTAAGRENLATS
- the tstd3 gene encoding thiosulfate sulfurtransferase/rhodanese-like domain-containing protein 3 isoform X2, whose amino-acid sequence is METNASRTKTEPMEKHVHQMNPMLPLTKCCQILYHKIALHINMTHSEGICSILQRCFQVQQETRMALRMCVRFFRVAPRLFWETNVLHSAFVPSGRIRLLGGHNTRLDTTPELWFSCRRFSSVPPSTEVSYKQLKHLLAGGKSLVIDVREPWELREYGSIPGTINVPLGQVNTALQLGPEEFNEKYGGELPQRVDNIVFTCLAGIRSKTALDMASELGYKEVQHYPGGWQDWAKNEHQN
- the tstd3 gene encoding thiosulfate sulfurtransferase/rhodanese-like domain-containing protein 3 isoform X1 gives rise to the protein METNASRTKTEPMEKHVHQMNPMLPLTKCCQILYHKIALHINMTHSEGICSILQRCFQVQQETRMALRMCVRFFRVAPRLFWETNVLHSAFVPSGRIRLLGGHNTRLDTTPELWFSCRRFSSVPPSTEVSYKQLKHLLAGGKSLVIDVREPWELREYGSIPGTINVPLGQVNTALQLGPEEFNEKYGGELPQRVDNIVFTCLAGIRSKTALDMASELGYKECMLQARNVCREIQEVTAAGRENLATS
- the tstd3 gene encoding thiosulfate sulfurtransferase/rhodanese-like domain-containing protein 3 isoform X4 — translated: METNASRTKTEPMEKHVHQMNPMLPLTKCCQILYHKIALHINMTHSEGICSILQRCFQVQQETRMALRMCVRFFRVAPRLFWETNVLHSAFVPSGRIRLLGGHNTRLDTMGQVNTALQLGPEEFNEKYGGELPQRVDNIVFTCLAGIRSKTALDMASELGYKECMLQARNVCREIQEVTAAGRENLATS
- the tstd3 gene encoding thiosulfate sulfurtransferase/rhodanese-like domain-containing protein 3 isoform X7 translates to MALRMCVRFFRVAPRLFWETNVLHSAFVPSGRIRLLGGHNTRLDTTPELWFSCRRFSSVPPSTEVSYKQLKHLLAGGKSLVIDVREPWELREYGSIPGTINVPLGQVNTALQLGPEEFNEKYGGELPQRVDNIVFTCLAGIRSKTALDMASELGYKECMLQARNVCREIQEVTAAGRENLATS